From the genome of Triticum aestivum cultivar Chinese Spring chromosome 3B, IWGSC CS RefSeq v2.1, whole genome shotgun sequence, one region includes:
- the LOC123066529 gene encoding uncharacterized protein isoform X1, giving the protein MANAPVSPKGGGPYNMKKTIRTKGSDGDLPECFFPPREVLRVLKGINKTRRKLTICRLKRFGCINELIQDKIAMGTIVLYSTGSSMFSVPQSPIGVMDVDACLSQQSDVLLLDLQQHATTALRQAKGRELADDRSHIMMCFRR; this is encoded by the exons ATGGCAAACGCGCCAGTGAGCCCCAAGGGCGGTGGCCCCTACAACATGAAGAAGACCATCCGGACAAAGGGAAG TGATGGAGACTTGCCTGAATGTTTCTTTCCTCCGCGTGAAGTGCTTAGAGTTCTCAAAGGCATCAACAAGACCCGGAGGAAATTGACAATATGCAG ATTGAAAAGGTTTGGTTGCATCAATGAATTGATTCAAGACAAGATAGCAATGGGAACCATTGTCCTATATTCAACAGGATCGTCAATGTTCTCTGTGCCACAAAGCCCGATAGGTGTGATGGATGTTGATGCATGTCTCAGCCAACAGAGTGATGTACTACTGTTGGACCTCCAGCAACATGCTACCACAGCTCTTCGACAAGCAAAAGGCAGAGAATTGGCAGATGATCGATCTCACATCATGATGTGCTTCAG AAGATGA
- the LOC123066529 gene encoding uncharacterized protein isoform X2: protein MANAPVSPKGGGPYNMKKTIRTKGSDGDLPECFFPPREVLRVLKGINKTRRKLTICRLKRFGCINELIQDKIAMGTIVLYSTGSSMFSVPQSPIGVMDVDACLSQQSDVLLLDLQQHATTALRQAKGRELADDRSHIMMCFR, encoded by the exons ATGGCAAACGCGCCAGTGAGCCCCAAGGGCGGTGGCCCCTACAACATGAAGAAGACCATCCGGACAAAGGGAAG TGATGGAGACTTGCCTGAATGTTTCTTTCCTCCGCGTGAAGTGCTTAGAGTTCTCAAAGGCATCAACAAGACCCGGAGGAAATTGACAATATGCAG ATTGAAAAGGTTTGGTTGCATCAATGAATTGATTCAAGACAAGATAGCAATGGGAACCATTGTCCTATATTCAACAGGATCGTCAATGTTCTCTGTGCCACAAAGCCCGATAGGTGTGATGGATGTTGATGCATGTCTCAGCCAACAGAGTGATGTACTACTGTTGGACCTCCAGCAACATGCTACCACAGCTCTTCGACAAGCAAAAGGCAGAGAATTGGCAGATGATCGATCTCACATCATGATGTGCTTCAG ATGA